The following proteins are co-located in the Pedosphaera parvula Ellin514 genome:
- the groES gene encoding co-chaperone GroES, with protein MALNVKPLGDRILVEAVEEKETKKGGIIIPDSAKEKPMESIVVALGTGKTDDNGKKVPFEVKKGDRVLVSKYGGTEIKLDGKEYKILNSDDILAVLE; from the coding sequence ATGGCACTAAACGTTAAGCCGCTCGGGGATCGCATCCTCGTTGAAGCGGTCGAAGAAAAAGAAACCAAAAAGGGCGGCATTATCATTCCTGATTCCGCCAAGGAAAAACCGATGGAAAGCATCGTCGTGGCACTCGGCACGGGCAAAACCGACGACAATGGGAAAAAAGTTCCTTTCGAAGTGAAGAAGGGCGATCGCGTGCTCGTGAGCAAATACGGCGGCACCGAGATCAAACTTGATGGCAAGGAATACAAAATCCTGAACTCGGATGACATTCTTGCCGTCCTTGAGTAA
- the dnaK gene encoding molecular chaperone DnaK codes for MAKVLGIDLGTTNSCMAVMEGGEPLVLENSEGKRTTPSVVAFTKSGERLVGDAAKRQAVTNSRNTVYSIKRFMGRKFDEVQEEIKRVPYKVVRASNGDVAVEVEVEGKSKQYSPPEVSAMILAKLKADAEMRLGETITQAVITVPAYFNDSQRQATKDAGRIAGLEVLRIINEPTAASLAYGLDKKKDEKIAVYDLGGGTFDISVLEIGDGVFEVKATNGDTHLGGDDWDNRIMDWILDEFKREQGMDLRKQPDALQRIKEEAEKAKIALSSAQQYDINLPFITADASGPKHISMKLTRAKMEQICDDLFERTITPVRNCLKDAEITADKIDELVLVGGMTRMPRVVETAHTLVNKPPHQGVNPDEVVAIGAGIQGGVLKGEVKDVLLLDVTPLSLGIETLGGVFTKLIERNTTVPTRKSEIFSTASDNQPGVEIHVLQGERQFSRDNKTIGKFQLTDIPPAPRGVPQIEVTFDIDANGILHVNAKDLGTGKEQKITITASSGLSKDEIEKMRRDAETHAEEDKKRREEIDARNEADNAVYRTEKMLKDNKDKISDADRSKIEGVVNEVKEALKGSDGAAIKSANDKLTEVSQSVWAEIYKAASEKAQGGQPGGQAGGPQPGPEAGGQAGGDKGGKDEGPIIDAEVVDDKK; via the coding sequence ATGGCAAAAGTACTCGGTATCGATTTAGGAACGACGAATAGCTGCATGGCAGTGATGGAGGGTGGCGAGCCTCTGGTTCTGGAGAATTCAGAAGGCAAACGGACGACCCCTTCTGTGGTTGCTTTCACCAAGAGTGGCGAGCGATTGGTCGGCGATGCTGCAAAGCGGCAGGCGGTCACCAATTCGCGCAACACGGTTTATTCCATCAAGCGCTTCATGGGACGCAAATTTGATGAGGTGCAGGAGGAAATCAAGCGGGTTCCCTATAAGGTGGTGCGCGCTTCGAATGGCGACGTGGCAGTGGAGGTTGAAGTGGAGGGCAAGTCGAAGCAATACAGCCCGCCGGAAGTTTCCGCCATGATCCTGGCCAAATTGAAGGCGGACGCTGAAATGCGTCTCGGTGAAACCATCACCCAGGCGGTCATCACTGTGCCGGCTTATTTTAATGATTCTCAACGCCAGGCGACCAAGGACGCGGGTCGGATCGCAGGACTTGAAGTGCTGCGCATCATTAACGAACCAACGGCGGCGTCGCTGGCTTACGGTTTGGACAAGAAGAAGGACGAGAAGATCGCGGTGTACGACCTTGGAGGCGGCACATTCGACATCTCGGTGCTGGAAATCGGTGATGGCGTGTTTGAAGTGAAGGCCACTAATGGTGACACGCACCTGGGTGGTGATGACTGGGACAACCGCATCATGGATTGGATCCTGGACGAATTCAAACGCGAACAGGGCATGGATTTGCGCAAGCAGCCGGATGCATTGCAACGCATCAAGGAAGAGGCTGAAAAGGCGAAGATAGCGCTTTCGAGCGCGCAGCAATACGACATCAACCTGCCGTTCATCACGGCGGATGCGAGCGGCCCGAAGCATATCAGCATGAAGCTGACCCGTGCGAAGATGGAACAGATTTGCGATGACTTGTTCGAACGCACGATCACGCCCGTCCGGAACTGCTTGAAGGATGCTGAAATTACGGCCGACAAAATCGATGAGCTCGTGTTGGTCGGTGGCATGACCCGTATGCCGCGCGTGGTGGAAACGGCGCATACCTTGGTCAACAAACCGCCGCATCAGGGTGTGAATCCTGACGAAGTGGTGGCGATCGGCGCAGGCATCCAGGGTGGCGTGCTGAAGGGTGAAGTGAAGGATGTGCTGTTGCTCGACGTGACGCCGTTGTCACTGGGCATCGAAACCCTTGGCGGCGTGTTCACGAAGTTGATCGAGCGCAATACGACAGTGCCAACGCGCAAGTCGGAAATTTTCTCCACGGCTTCGGACAATCAACCGGGCGTGGAAATTCATGTGTTGCAGGGTGAGCGCCAGTTCTCCCGCGACAACAAGACGATCGGCAAGTTTCAATTGACCGACATTCCTCCGGCCCCGCGCGGAGTGCCGCAGATCGAAGTCACGTTCGACATCGATGCGAACGGCATCCTGCATGTGAATGCCAAGGACCTGGGCACCGGCAAGGAACAGAAAATCACCATCACGGCCAGCAGCGGTCTCTCGAAGGACGAGATCGAGAAGATGCGCCGCGATGCGGAGACGCACGCGGAAGAGGATAAGAAGCGTCGCGAAGAGATTGATGCCCGCAACGAGGCGGACAATGCGGTGTATCGCACGGAAAAGATGCTGAAGGATAACAAGGACAAGATTTCCGATGCGGATCGCAGCAAGATTGAAGGCGTGGTCAACGAGGTGAAGGAAGCCTTGAAGGGGAGCGATGGCGCGGCCATCAAGTCGGCCAACGACAAGCTTACCGAAGTTTCGCAATCGGTTTGGGCGGAGATTTACAAAGCCGCTTCGGAGAAGGCGCAAGGGGGCCAACCTGGCGGACAAGCTGGTGGACCTCAGCCTGGCCCTGAAGCTGGTGGGCAAGCCGGTGGCGACAAAGGTGGCAAGGACGAAGGTCCGATCATCGACGCCGAAGTGGTGGACGATAAGAAATAA
- a CDS encoding extracellular catalytic domain type 1 short-chain-length polyhydroxyalkanoate depolymerase: MKTEMEEATRLTREGRLAEAAALIRRSLGMGEASTATRARVVEAPPIDVTSSSTREPAELAVPLATGAEPDARTSAPRPTDQRTPPHQAPAAPVTPPPNLSALLAGLPKPDTLGKVQWRDRSGRQFAPEIVAPAAGQWRAGVFTGESGSRAYKLYLPSGYHGRRLPLVVMLHGCTQSADDFAAGTRMNFVAEAEGLLVLFPEQAVAANTSRCWNWFQSADQQRGRGEPAILAGMTREVLAEHNVDQNRVFIAGLSAGGAMAAILAATYPELFAAVGVHSGLAPGKAHDLPSALQAMQGLGLDRQPGAPGRSIPLILFHGDRDSTVHPRNAEEFIRQWVGDGPDESSLRRGQVPGGKTYSCAVYGNPDGRTLVERWTIHGASHAWSGGSVNGSFTDPAGPNASQELVRFFREHPQPSA, from the coding sequence ATGAAAACCGAAATGGAGGAAGCGACACGACTCACAAGGGAGGGACGATTGGCTGAGGCGGCCGCGCTGATCCGACGCAGCCTGGGCATGGGAGAGGCTTCAACGGCCACTCGCGCGCGCGTCGTGGAGGCGCCGCCAATTGATGTTACGTCCAGCAGCACAAGAGAGCCAGCCGAGCTGGCGGTTCCGCTGGCGACGGGAGCTGAGCCAGACGCGAGAACATCCGCCCCCAGACCAACCGACCAACGCACTCCCCCTCATCAAGCCCCCGCCGCTCCTGTGACTCCACCACCGAATCTGAGTGCTTTACTAGCCGGGTTGCCGAAGCCCGACACTCTGGGCAAGGTCCAGTGGCGCGACCGCTCCGGGCGGCAATTCGCGCCTGAGATCGTCGCCCCTGCCGCCGGTCAATGGCGCGCGGGAGTGTTCACCGGGGAAAGCGGCAGCCGTGCCTACAAGCTCTACCTTCCCAGCGGTTATCATGGCCGACGCCTGCCGCTGGTCGTGATGCTGCATGGCTGCACTCAGAGCGCCGATGATTTTGCCGCCGGCACTCGCATGAACTTCGTGGCGGAAGCAGAAGGGCTGTTGGTCCTTTTTCCCGAGCAGGCTGTTGCCGCCAACACTTCCCGATGCTGGAATTGGTTCCAGTCCGCAGACCAGCAGCGCGGGAGAGGCGAACCGGCCATCCTCGCGGGCATGACGCGCGAGGTGCTGGCTGAGCACAACGTTGACCAGAACCGCGTCTTTATTGCGGGCTTGTCGGCGGGCGGCGCGATGGCGGCCATCCTCGCGGCGACCTATCCCGAACTATTCGCGGCGGTCGGCGTGCACTCCGGGCTAGCCCCGGGTAAAGCGCATGATCTGCCGTCCGCGCTGCAAGCGATGCAAGGCCTGGGCCTGGACAGGCAACCCGGGGCTCCTGGCCGATCTATTCCGCTAATCCTCTTTCACGGAGATCGTGATTCCACGGTGCATCCGCGCAACGCCGAGGAGTTCATCCGCCAGTGGGTTGGCGACGGACCTGACGAGTCTTCGCTGCGCCGGGGGCAGGTGCCAGGCGGCAAGACTTATTCCTGCGCAGTTTACGGAAATCCAGACGGCCGGACTCTGGTGGAGCGCTGGACCATACACGGTGCCAGTCACGCTTGGTCAGGGGGCAGTGTGAATGGCTCCTTTACCGATCCTGCCGGCCCGAATGCTTCGCAGGAGTTAGTGCGATTTTTCCGCGAACACCCGCAGCCATCAGCCTAG
- a CDS encoding CopG family transcriptional regulator has protein sequence MAIETEKITLNLGPVDLGQVDLLVQEGFYSTRTDFLRTAIRNQLLVHADVLKQAAVRKTLVLGLQRFTRKDLEAVQAAGQKLRIRVLGLATIDEDVSPELAMATIDEIYVLGAFHASAGVKRALASRLQ, from the coding sequence ATGGCAATAGAGACCGAGAAAATTACGCTTAACCTTGGCCCAGTCGATCTTGGGCAGGTGGATCTGCTGGTGCAGGAAGGCTTTTATTCAACCCGCACCGATTTTCTGCGCACCGCTATCCGCAATCAATTGTTGGTTCACGCGGATGTGCTCAAGCAGGCCGCGGTCCGGAAAACGCTGGTGCTTGGCTTGCAACGTTTTACGCGCAAGGACCTTGAGGCGGTTCAGGCCGCTGGACAGAAGCTCCGGATTCGAGTCTTGGGCCTGGCCACCATTGACGAGGATGTGTCGCCGGAATTGGCCATGGCCACCATTGACGAGATTTATGTTCTTGGCGCCTTCCACGCCAGCGCGGGAGTCAAACGGGCCCTGGCCAGCCGCCTCCAATAA
- a CDS encoding ADP-ribosylglycohydrolase family protein — protein MTAIPNRSSPLERALISLDGLSVGDAFGEMLSTRAKAARRIVASKQLPPPGWWHTDDTQMAMAIVEELKAAQTIDPARLGERFAARYDRDPERGYGKGARMVLRAIFEGTNWQVANKKAFSCEGSKGNGGAMRVAPLGAYFADDLPRLVHEARQSCVPTHSHPEGIAGAIAVAVAAGVTWQNRLRPLEEARQLIWKTVLELTPAGETHDALVHASDLPPVTSVEKAAQHLGSGFLVTAPDTVPFAIWCAARHLDNFSEALISTLEGDGDCDTNCAIVGGIVSLYTGREGIPAEWLTSRERLNLE, from the coding sequence ATGACCGCCATACCAAATCGTTCCAGCCCTCTCGAACGCGCCCTTATCTCTCTCGACGGCCTCTCCGTCGGTGACGCCTTTGGCGAAATGCTTTCCACCCGCGCGAAGGCAGCCCGCCGCATTGTTGCAAGCAAACAATTACCACCTCCCGGCTGGTGGCACACCGACGATACGCAAATGGCCATGGCCATCGTCGAGGAACTCAAAGCCGCTCAGACCATCGATCCCGCACGTCTTGGGGAACGTTTCGCAGCTCGTTATGACCGCGACCCCGAACGCGGTTACGGCAAAGGCGCGCGCATGGTTCTCCGTGCCATCTTTGAAGGCACGAACTGGCAGGTGGCGAACAAAAAAGCTTTCAGCTGCGAAGGTTCCAAAGGCAACGGCGGCGCGATGCGTGTCGCCCCTCTCGGCGCTTACTTCGCTGATGACTTGCCTCGGCTGGTGCATGAAGCCCGCCAATCTTGCGTCCCCACACATTCCCACCCGGAAGGAATTGCAGGTGCCATTGCAGTTGCCGTCGCCGCGGGAGTCACCTGGCAAAATCGCCTTCGTCCGCTCGAAGAAGCGCGCCAGCTCATTTGGAAAACGGTCCTTGAACTCACACCTGCCGGTGAAACGCACGATGCCCTCGTGCATGCTTCCGATTTACCCCCTGTCACATCAGTGGAAAAAGCCGCGCAACACCTCGGCAGCGGTTTTCTCGTTACCGCACCCGACACGGTTCCATTCGCCATCTGGTGCGCCGCGCGTCACCTGGACAATTTCTCAGAAGCGCTAATTTCAACGCTTGAAGGCGATGGTGATTGCGATACCAACTGCGCCATAGTGGGAGGCATCGTCTCCTTATACACCGGTCGTGAAGGCATCCCAGCCGAATGGCTCACTTCCCGGGAACGTTTGAATCTGGAATAA